From the Prochlorococcus sp. MIT 1223 genome, the window AATCAAATGATGTCCAAGAATAAAAGTCAATTTATCTGGATTGTCCCACTTAATTTGAAATTTCTTAGTAGTAGGAATTGGTCCACTCTCTAGATCTGCATCAAAAAAGAGTGAATGAGATAAAGCTCCTCCCGCATAAACCAAAGAAGCGATCAGATGGACAATTGCGATAGAAGCAACGTTTTCTCCAGTCCATATGCCTGACTCATCGAAACCAACACCAATTGAAGCCAAGTGAGCAAGAAAAATCGAGCTCTGATGGCCCATTGCAACAGAGGGGTCAAAACGAGCAAGCTCCCAAAGGGTGCTAGCTCCAGCAGCAAAGGAAATCAAGCCAGTGTGCGCAGCATGGGCTGAAATGAATTTTCCTGAGCGGTTGGTGACCCGAGAATTACCAGCCCACCATCCATAGGTGACGTCTGGATTTCCGTAGGTCTGCATAGTTTAAGAGTTCAAGACTACAAATACGTAGAGCAGACTACACGCAATTTGCCTTAGAAAGGCAAAGCTGTGAATAACCGTAATTGACTGCGGCATAAGGGTTTTGCCATGTGCCCCTTATTAGGCTTTCAAAGCAAGGCAAATAAGGCCAATTAAGATAGTCTTTTCAACTGTTTTCAACTAATTTGCAAGATGTTTTTTTTTTTTTGGAAGCTTCGAATTACAACAAAAAAGCCCCGTCAATATGACGAGGCTTTGAAATATTAGGAGTTTTTTTTAGAGATAAATTCTCTAAGAATTATCCGTTAAGAGTCACAGTTGAACTTCCTGCATTAGAAATCGCTGAGCTAACTCTCTTGAAGTCAAAACCCATTGAGCGAATTGCGTGCCAAAGATGTCCTTGGATAAAGAAGAATCCAAAGTAATAATGGACATTTACTAAGGCGGCTCTAGTTGTGTGTCCCCAGAACGCTGCTCCTCCTTCAACGGTATCAACCCAATAAGGAGCTACTCCAAATTTAAAACTCAATACCTCTCCATAAAAAGCTTCTGGATAGACGGTTGTATTTGTAGCCGCCCAAAAAGCCGCAACAATTGCCATCCAACCAATTCCAGCACAAGAGAAGGAAAGAACTGACTCTGCCGATAAAACGTTCTTACCTTTGAACTCAGTGTATTGACCTAGCAATCCAGAGCCCATTTTGGTAGCGATATGGTGAGCACCTCCAGCAATTTGGGCAAATGCAAGGAAGGCATGGCCACCCATTACGTCTTCAAGACTATTAATGCTAATGAAATCAAATTGATGATTCCAAATAGAGGCTAAGTTCAAGTTGTATTCAACCTGGCGAACTGCTCCCAAAACTGGATCGTAGATTCCATGAATTCTGGCCCATTCAACAAACCAGATATTCGCTATTCCAAAAAGAATTAAGTGATGACCAAGAATAAAAGTCAAATTGTCTGGGTTATCCCATTCCAACTTGAATTTTCTTGCTTGCTTAAATGAGCTGTCCTGCATATCCCCCTCAAATTTGACGGAGTGCAATAGACCACCTGCTCCATAAACCATGGAGCCAATTAAATGAACTACCGCAATTGAGACAACACCAGCTCCTGTCCAAGCTCCTGCTTCGTCGAAGCCAATTCCTATAGAAGCTAAATGAGCAAGGAATAAAGAGCTCTGATGCCCCATTGGCATAGAAGGATCAAAACGTGCCAGCTCCCACAGAGTGGCTGCACCAGCAGCGAAAGCAATCAGGCCAGTATGTGCAGCATGTGCAGCAATAAATTTGCCTGAGCGATAAGTGACCCCAGCATTTCCAGCCCACCACCCATAGGTGACGTCTGGATTTCCATAGGTCTGCATAATTTAAGAGAACGAGCAACGAAACCTCCTGCAGATTACAAGCGTCTCAATTCATATGCTTGGAATAGTTAAAGGTCTTTATTTAGTTCTTATTAAATATTTCTAAGCCTTCGAGAAGATCGATCTAAAAACAAGCTTAAGTTGAAGTTGACGAATTAAAAGAATAATTCTTACAAACAGCCGAGAAAGCTTACTGTATAAGGGTTTAGCAAAATCATCGTCTCAGATAGTGATAAAAAAACTGCCCCTCTAAAAATAAAATTAAGGATTATTTGCCTTGAGAAATTTTTAAAGGAGTCGTCTAAAAAAAAAAAAAAAATCTGAAATTGAAACAAAATCAATCTTTTTTCCAATAAAAAAGCCTCGTCTAAGACGAGGCTTTTTTTATTTCTAAAAGGATTTTCTTAAAAAACTTATCGTTTATAAGAAAAGACTAAGAACTTAGGCGGAACTCTTCAGAACTAGAATCGTTGACTATAGCTCCACGTACCTTACTGAAATCAAAACCTAATGCACGAAGAGAATGCCAAAGATGACCTTGAATAAAGAAGAATCCAAGATAATAATGGACATTTGTCAAAGCAGCTCGGGTTGTATGGCCCCAAAAAGCAGCATTTGTTCCAGAAAGGTCAACAGTGTCTACCCAATAAGGGGATATAGAGAACTTGAGTTGAAGTGGTTCTCCATAAAAAGCCTCTGGATAAACTGTTGTATTTGTTGCACACCAGAAGGCCGCAACAATTGCCATCCAGCCTATTCCTGCTAGGGAAAAAGAAAGAATTGCTTCGGCAGATAGCAATTCAGCACCCTTGAATTTACTCCAAGAACCGAGTCTCTTTTTCTCCCAAGGAGTTGATCCTGCAACTACATGCAAGGCTCCTCCTGTGATCTCAACAAAGGCTAAAAACGCATGGCCGCCCATGACATCTTCAAGACTATCTATTGCAAGGAAGTCAAATTGACGCTGCCAGATCATAGACAAGTCCAAGTTGTAATTGACCTGACGGACCGCACCCAATGCTGGATCATAGATTCCATGGACTCTGGCCCATTCAACAAACCATGCACAAGCAACACCAAAAAGAATTAAATGGTGGCCAAGAATAAAGGTTTGATTGTCAGGATTATCCCATTCCAACTTGAACTTTCTTGCTTGAGCAACGCTTGATTCCTGCATGTCGCCTGGGAATAAAAGCGAGTGCAAGAGGCCACCTCCTCCATAAACCATGGAAGCCACCAAGTGAACAATGGCAATAGAGGCAACTCCAACACCTGTCCAAGTTCCAGCATCATCGAACCCAATACCAATTGAGGCCAAATGTGCAAGGAATATTGAACTTTGATGTCCCATAGGCACAGTGGGATCAAACCGTGCGAGCTCCCAAAGGGTTGCTCCACCAGCCGCAAATGAAATCAGGCCTGTATGAGCTGCATGTGCTGCAATGAATTTGCCTGAGCGGTTGGTGACCCCAGAATTACCAGCCCACCATCCATAGGTGACGTCTGGATTTCCATAGGTCTGCATATTGTTTAGGTGAGAAAGTGCAAATACCTCTCTGACTCTACTAGCGCCTCAATTCAATTGGTCAGAATAGTTAAAGGTCTTTATTTGTTTTCAATTTAAATAACAAACTCCTTTACTTTTGAAGCTGATGTAAAATCTGTTTGCGCGGGTTTGGCATAGTGGTCACCTGGGTTATCTATTGCAATCCAACTAAATGATTGATTTATCACACATACTTGATTTCGCAACACAACTTCCTCATCCTTCAGACATTGGCTTAATAAAGCCATCAGGAGGCTTCAATATAGGAGCTGCATTATGCGGATTAGGAGCTGTTTTTGGAATGATTCAATTTTTTTACTATTCCGATGACTCAAAGCGGATAGACCCTTGGGCGAAACAAGATAAATAAAAAAAAGCGGGGTTTTAAACCCCGCTTTTTTTTATTTAATACCAAATTGAAATATCAGAATTGTTTCTTGCTTTTCAGCAAAGGTACCAAATCTAAAATTCAGTCAGTTATATAGGACTAATGATTAGTCTTTTGTTGGATCGTTTGCATCCAAGCCGTAATAAACGAATTGGGACACCTGAACAAGGGCCAGCACACCAAAGGCTGCTGCAACTCCGTTAAAGCCTCCAATTGTGATTGTTCCCAATAAGGTTGTTGCGTGAATCATTGGCACATGAGAATACGACTATAAATAAAACCTAAAAGAAACCAAAAAAGTTAAAAAAAGGAAATCTCGTAGCACGTTGAAAAAATTAGATAACAATATCCTCAAAAAAACTGTTTTAAATTGTTAGGAATTCTTCTATGTGATTATCTTCTTAAATTTAAAAACCAGACAAAAAGGCTTCTAACTCAATAAAATTTCAATCAAGGCCTTGAAACAGTTCCTTATGTACAACCAAGGTGTCATAAGGAGAAGTTCCCGCCTCTGGAGTCAAAGGATCTCCATCTACATTCCATGCGGAACTGCACAAAAGATCTCCATCCCAGCGAACACCAAAAGGATTAATGGATTTTGACCATATCCGAACCGCTTCAAAATGAGAGGGCATATATCCTCCGATTTTCCTACAGCATTCACAAATAATTGATAAAACAGGAGGTTTAGGCTTAAGTCTTAAATCTTTGACCAAACTTGGTTGATTAAATACTCCAATATAACGAATATATTCAATCAATTCAAGATCAGATTCTGACAGGTTTGCCTTAAATAAGGCTCTTTCAAACTCCTCCAAAGGAGTGATAGGTCTAGGCAAGATTTCTCGCATAATTAATTACATGTAAAATTGACAAATCATTTTGACAACAAGGATTTTCAAAGATTGATAGTTTTAATTAAAGAAACATTATTAATATTATTCCTTACCTTTAGTTTCAGTACCTTTAGATTCATTCATAATAACTTCCTTTTTAATCGGCCATCTTGCCTTAAGGTTCATGGGATTCCTGAGGTTTAGCTCAAATTTCTTTCCCTGCATAAGTGAAATACATGCTTTAAATATTGTTCCTCCAATTAAAAGTATCAGAAAAAGCCTTAAAAAGGCTAATAAATTAGAGATGTTATCCATTACAGTAATTCAATAAGGTTTGCAATGTTAGTATTATTTTTCATTTTCATCAATAGTTGATTTAGTCTTAATATTTGATTCTGGCCTTACCCATCTTTTCTCTGTTGGTACTTTTTTCGTAAATCTTCTTAAACCAACAATAATCAGAGAAGCAAAGACGACTGTCCAGAAAAGAGGGATTAAGAGTTCATTTTCCATTTATGAGCCTTTTATTGATTTAGCAACATTTGTAGTTTTACCCTCTAACTCTGATGGTATTTCTAGACCGAACCCCTCAAGCAATTGCTTCAGAAGCACTTTGTCTGACTTATCCTTGCTTTGCAATATTGACTTACTTTTAACACTAAATGCAGAAATCATTAATAAAGATACAACCAAAGCAAGCACAAAAGAAAATAAAATGAGTTTGTCGTAAAACAATTGTTCCAAAGACGCTTATTATCAAAACCATACATCAATCTTTCCATTAATTGCAAAAAAAAACAATAGAGTTTAATAAATTTAGGAAAACCAAAAACTAAGTTTAATTACCTATAAATAAATAATAAATTTAATGATTTTTATTCATCAAGTTTAGTCCTCTGTAATTAGACTAAGCAAGATTAATTAGTTTTTTCACTAAGAATATTTTCTTCTATAGAAAGTTGAAAACAAGAGAAGGGAAGCAAAGCCTAAGGATATAATCATAAAAAGTACTCCTATGAGTGCTCCAAGCGAATAACCGACATTAAAGTATTCTGAACCCTTGATAAGTGATTCAGTGATAGGAGTTTCCATATTAGGATCTTTATAATTATTCAATTTTAAAGCCTTTTTTTATTTCTAATAAGATATTTTTATCTTGGCAGAATATAGAATAAATCATAAAGGTATCTCATTTATCACGAAGATATGTGCCCTAACAAAGCTTTACTAAGTACATTTTAGTAGTAATATCTTCAATTAGATTTCTAAAAAATATCACTAATCTTATATCTTTTCTAAGAATGGATTAACTGGATCAATAATAAGTTATTAAATTATTATTTACTCTATTAATATCATAAGGCTTCCTAAAGGCAAATTAACTACAGCAAAAGAATTAAAGCTATTTTTACGTCTAATTAATAATTTTACTTTTATTTCTAAATTTTCATACATTTTCTTCACTAAAAAGACATAAAAAGCATAAGCTTAATAAAGCTATTAAAAGCAAAGTGAGAAATCCTTCTCAAAATAAAATTCTTGCAGAATCTTCTGCTTGGGTAGCTGTCTTGCTTAATTTTATTCCAGGACTAGGCACAGGGTACATATACCAAAGAAGATGGAAAGCATATTGGATAACTAATTTTGTTTTCGCGGCATGGATTGGACTAAACCTTTTCAGAGATGTTGGTATAGATCCAAATGACCCAATAATTATGAATAGTGGAGGAGGTAATTTGTATGGGATAATTATTTTCGCGACTATTACATCTGCAGAAGCTTGGATGGCTGTAAAGAAGGCAAAAGATAACTTAAGTAATGTTTAGAATATATATAACTAGAGATTCACTATTAAGGTAAATACTCAAGATCAAAGAACGAGAAAATTTGTTTGTCTGAAATAGGCTTGTCTTCTACTATTGATTCAATTGTCCTACTAGTTAAAACCCAGGGACCATTATGATCTAATGCTTTAAACTCATCTAAAAATATATTTTTCTCTTTATAGGGCTTAGCAGTTAAAGGGTCGAGGTATTGACTTGTATATTTCTTGCTTAAATAACCATTAGTTGTATTTGTTACTTCCTTGGTGAAAATATTAATTAATTTAGAATGAATATGTCGATAAACCATAGTGACAATATTATTTTTTATTCTATAAATATCCCCTTCATTTTTCCCACCAACAATAACTTCCATTCCTACTTCATCAAAATCACCTACAGTAAAAGTATTTTCTCCATGTATTAATTCAAAAGGTCGATAAACTCTATGTATAGAGACTTCCCAAAGTTGTGAGCGAATAGACTTTTCAACTAAATCTTCTTTTATTCCATTAACCCTGATTTTAAGATCTCTGTCTAAAGAAAAATCACCCTCTATAAATAAATCTCCTTTACGCAATGAACAAAACCCTTTATAGCCTCTAAATTTATTACCCCAAGTGTATCTATTTTCATATGCTTTCTGGAATTCATCACGGCAATTGCTTCCTTTGATAGGTCGTATAGTTAAGGTCATTTTTATCTAGAAGATTTATCTGGTTTATTTATCAATATTGATTATATCAAGAAATTATATTATGGGCTAAATGCTATCAATCATAAGCTCAGATTAATATTTCTTTATTTATATTTGAATTTAGCTTGCTTAAAAATTAACTTTCTATGATGATATAAAAAAATAAGTAGAGGTCTTCAATGAGAAAACTTAAAATTTATTTAATTTTTAATTGTTCATCAGAAATATTGGCTATAAGTAGTAGATTGATTTCTATAACAAGTAAAAAGACTTAAATTAACTAAAATTAGTGGAAATATTATTTTTGAACACGTAAGTAGATTAATGGACTAGGTAGAAGACAAAGCAAGAATTTAGATTAAACTAATAATCATATAATTGCTAGAGAATTTTCTATAGATATCTAAGACTAGACTAGTCTAGAATGATAAAAAGGATTAACTCTGGAAATTAATAAAAAAAATTCATCAGTTGAAATCACTTAAAGAAGTTATGTTATTAAACATACAGAAGAGTTGATGCTCTTATTTACCGGAGAAGTTCCTTAGAGAAAAAGTAAAATATATTAATTCTACTTGAGCAGAAACTTAAAAGTTTTCATTCTAAAACTTTCTTTAAAAAATATGAAGTTAGATGTATTTATTCCCAATACGCTCTTGTCGAATCCAAGTACAGACGAGATGCTTGATTTGCAATATTAATCAATGATGTTTTTAATTTTTCTCTTGTTTTCAATCTCGATAGGAGCCTTAACTCTATTTTCATTAAAGAATGATGGTCCTAATAAGCAAGAATTAAAGTTAGCTCTAAGTTCCATGTACTCAAACTTTAAATCATTAATGAGATCTACTAAAGAGTTTCTTCTCCTTTTAGTCAAAGATATCATTCAGTCGAAATCCACTGATAATTCCCCGATAGAGAGTAGCCATAGACAAGATGAGGTTTTGATATCTCCTTCTACAACTATCCAACTATCAGATAATGTAGATGATAATTTAAATCCATCTTCTGAAGAAGATTTAGCCCTTAATGAATTTTCTCCTGATGTATTGCAATTAATAGAAGAAGAAGAAGAAAAAGTAGCCTAGGAGTATTTTATATAATCATGAACACTTGGTATGTATTTATATCCTAGGTAAGCAAGAAGAAATAAAGAGTTCAGGGCTAAGAAAACAAAGAATTGGATTTTTAAGAAAGTTTTACTGACTTGAGGATTGTCGCTTTTTATGTCAACTCTCATGGATTCATTTTCTGTTTACCTTTATCTTGAATGCAAGACCCGTTAATCATTTTTATCTTAATTTCTTGTAAAAATATAGGAAATGGAATTTTTTAGAATTTGACTTCAATTTCTGTTCAATCTTTATTGGAAGACTCTCTAAGTCAGCCAGCTATTGGAGATACCTCAAAATTTTTGTGGCATGCTACCCCTTTAGGGATAGCTGCTCTTTATAAGGAGAAAGAAGCTACTCCATCTAAGAGCACTTATGAAGAAGCTCTAACTGAAGGACTAGAAGTAGGTCTTGATTTAAGTAGAGAGGAGAGGGAATCTCATTATTCAGAGAAAGGATTGGTAATTTTGTTTTATTCTTAGCAGTTACCGAAGCTTAAAAAATTCCTATGAACCATCATTTAAGAGTCTCTTAAAAGCTTCTATCTAAACCCAAAATAAAAATCAAAGGAATAAGTTGGTTTTCCATTAACCAAGTTAATTCTTAATCATCACTAAAGAAATAATTCCAAATCAGCACATAGTTCTGATGTTAACTTCCAATAGCTTTTTTAAATAAAAAATGCTTGCTTCTCTAAACTTATGCTCAGTATTAGAAAATTATTGTTATTCCAAAAAATTATCCGATAAAGAGTTGGATTTCCTAGAAAGGTGCTGGCTAGATTCATTGAACACCTTTCACTACAATAGATATCCAAATATCGCGCCTGCAATAGTTTGCGATCAAGCTGGTATACAACGTGGAAGTTATTGGATCACTTGTAATGCAGCAATACTTGATCGTTTAAGACCAGTAGGAACGGGTAAAACAAGAAGAGCTAGGGTATTTGACGCTTTATGCGAATCTGGCCTAGCAGTTAATAGCTAAATAATTCTGAAATATTCAATCTACTAAAAGGAAGCTATAAATAATTCTAATAAAGTTTTTAATTTTTAGATTTAGACATAGCATTACCCTCTATCCAAAGGCTTTTTGTTTGAATCCTGCTTCTTAGCAAAAGCCAGGGAAGTGATAGCAGAATAAAAAGAGACGATAATGCAAACAAGTCAGTAGTAAATCTACTGATGCCCCATTCTGAGGAGGCTAGAGCGAAAAGATTAAATTCCATTTGAATCAAAACTTTTCACAAGCCTAAGCTGAAGTAGCAAATGATTATGGTTTTTGTAAAAAATATACAAGACAACTCCTATAGCATGAGTCTCTTGGCTCTTCGTAAATATATTTAAATTGATTTCACTGCTGATTAGTTAAGCATATAAATGAATTTGTTGTTTGATTGCAAAATCACTTAATTTCACAAGGAACAGAAAGAATTTAAACCTTATGTTTTGAAGACCTTTTGAATATTTGAATAAATGGCTTAAAAGGATTTAGCTCCATTACTTAATAACTCCTAAATTAAGTTGATTAGTTGTTTTAAAAGAGACTGCTTTGATTTGAGAAATTCACTTGTATAAGAAATTAATAATGGCTATTAAGCCTGGCACAAAAAAGTAACCAAACATACGCTGACTCAAATCATCAGTCATTAAGAACTGTAACATATCGTATGTATTTTTGTAAACCAAATTCCGGTAAAATTTCTGGGATTATCGAATGGGCTAAATTTGCTTTTGCAGACTTTTCTTTTGAAATTATTTGTTGATACTTATTTAGCCTGATTAATGATTATCTTAATTTTTTGGAGGATATTTATAATATAAAGGCATTCTAGTCTTAGCAGATTAAGGGAATAGGCTTATAATTAATTCCCAAAATGATATATTAATTTTAAAACTAAAATGAAAAAATTAAGAATAAATGTTATAATATTTGCAGTAACTATAGGAATTGAATTAATATTTAGACCATATATAATCCAACATGAAATACCTGAGAGGAAGCAAATAAGCATAACATAAGAGAAGTCCTCAGCAGACTTTGTTTTCCAAGTTTTTATAACCTGGGGCAAGAAAGCGAAAGTTGTTAGAATTGCCGCTGCGAATCCAAAGTTCACTGTATTTAGTATTATTTATGTAAAAGATAGTATAATATATTCAATTATTTAGTATTGAGTTTTTATTAATTAATATTAAATAGTATATATTTAGAAATGAATATTATTCAATATAAAACTAGCTCTTAATCAAAGTATTTTTTAGCCTATGTTATCTATTTCAGTTAAATAGTTTTTAAATTCTTCAACACCTTTTTCACCTATTAAGCCGATAGGATTACCACAAGTATCAATGATATTGCTGGCAATACTATCCTTTAACTGATTCTTATTAATTTGTTTAGTTAATTTATTTTTATATACCTCCTTTTTATTCTCTGCTATCGAAAATTTAATAGCACTTTCTTTAGAAAGTCCAAATCCAATAGAGTTACAGAATTTATTAGTAATATTTTTTGATACTTTATTTTGAAATTTAAGTATGCTTTCAGGTTTATTGTCTGCCGCAAAAATAGGTTTATTAAACTGAAAAAAAGTAAGTGTTAATGTAATTATAATAATTATATTATATCCTTTCTTAAGGTTCACTAATTTAGTGATTTTAACAAAATTTAGCTTCAGGTAATCCCAAAGGTAAATGCCATACATTGTTTTTTTTCTTATGCTGATTTTATGTTTATCAGAATTTTTAAGGAATGAAATACAATTCATGGCATAAAAGCATTTAAAATTAAACTTCATTTTAAATAAGCTTATAAGGCTTATATCTGCATAAATTCTCGCATTGCATCTTATTGCTATTGGGCAAAATTAAAAAAATACAAGAGTTTGCTTTTGAAAAGGAGTTTAAAAGATGTCAAGCCTATAAAAGTTTGTTATCTTTTTTTATGTGAGTATATTTACGAAATGGCGACTAGGAGAGAAAAGTACCCTGAGAAATGTCCTTGGGATGGGGGCCCTGATCAGAATTTAGCAAAAAAAGATCAATGGGTTATGCAAAATGGGATAGAAACTGTTGTTTTTAGCAAAAACAAACTAGATGAGCATTATTTCATTATAAAAACTCCTCAAAATGAGGAAACAATTCTGGCTTTTAGAGCCAGACTTCTTTTTCAAAAATTGCTCGACAAGGGCTTTAAGCTTCAAGAATTCTAATAAATCGTATTAGAGCTAGATGCTATGAGCTTTTAATTAGGCAAGTGTTGAATTGAAATCATTAAACTATTTATAGAGCGAAATGGCTAGGAAATTAAATTCCTAAATTTCTTGATGAAAGAAGTTTAAAGGAAAGGGTCCAAGAGTATTTGAGTCTTTATTAATGTCATCATGCTGGCAACTTATAAGTATTCCCTCTCCAAGGCCATATTCAATTCGA encodes:
- a CDS encoding chlorophyll a/b binding light-harvesting protein, which codes for MQTYGNPDVTYGWWAGNAGVTYRSGKFIAAHAAHTGLIAFAAGAATLWELARFDPSMPMGHQSSLFLAHLASIGIGFDEAGAWTGAGVVSIAVVHLIGSMVYGAGGLLHSVKFEGDMQDSSFKQARKFKLEWDNPDNLTFILGHHLILFGIANIWFVEWARIHGIYDPVLGAVRQVEYNLNLASIWNHQFDFISINSLEDVMGGHAFLAFAQIAGGAHHIATKMGSGLLGQYTEFKGKNVLSAESVLSFSCAGIGWMAIVAAFWAATNTTVYPEAFYGEVLSFKFGVAPYWVDTVEGGAAFWGHTTRAALVNVHYYFGFFFIQGHLWHAIRSMGFDFKRVSSAISNAGSSTVTLNG
- a CDS encoding chlorophyll a/b binding light-harvesting protein, yielding MQTYGNPDVTYGWWAGNSGVTNRSGKFIAAHAAHTGLISFAAGGATLWELARFDPTVPMGHQSSIFLAHLASIGIGFDDAGTWTGVGVASIAIVHLVASMVYGGGGLLHSLLFPGDMQESSVAQARKFKLEWDNPDNQTFILGHHLILFGVACAWFVEWARVHGIYDPALGAVRQVNYNLDLSMIWQRQFDFLAIDSLEDVMGGHAFLAFVEITGGALHVVAGSTPWEKKRLGSWSKFKGAELLSAEAILSFSLAGIGWMAIVAAFWCATNTTVYPEAFYGEPLQLKFSISPYWVDTVDLSGTNAAFWGHTTRAALTNVHYYLGFFFIQGHLWHSLRALGFDFSKVRGAIVNDSSSEEFRLSS
- a CDS encoding DUF3386 domain-containing protein is translated as MTLTIRPIKGSNCRDEFQKAYENRYTWGNKFRGYKGFCSLRKGDLFIEGDFSLDRDLKIRVNGIKEDLVEKSIRSQLWEVSIHRVYRPFELIHGENTFTVGDFDEVGMEVIVGGKNEGDIYRIKNNIVTMVYRHIHSKLINIFTKEVTNTTNGYLSKKYTSQYLDPLTAKPYKEKNIFLDEFKALDHNGPWVLTSRTIESIVEDKPISDKQIFSFFDLEYLP
- a CDS encoding SemiSWEET transporter, which translates into the protein MNFGFAAAILTTFAFLPQVIKTWKTKSAEDFSYVMLICFLSGISCWIIYGLNINSIPIVTANIITFILNFFILVLKLIYHFGN